The following are encoded together in the Spirochaetota bacterium genome:
- a CDS encoding alpha/beta hydrolase: protein MKREAVTSWEVSSWEGLPRYDGIVNGRKTTIIVPENSDTRWAWRPEFFGAFANADVELCRRGVTLAYIDIVDHYGSPKGLARGDELYRFMTNDLGMSKTPALIALSRAGLTAYRWAALYPDRVSCIYADAPVCDIKSWPGGKGTGPGSPNDWQKCLAVYGFTESDALSFRENPIDILEKIVAAEIPLLHVAGDADEVVPFEENTKLLVERVRTLGGSIDLIVKPGVKHHPHGLTDPRPIVDFILKHCRAA, encoded by the coding sequence ATGAAGAGGGAGGCTGTCACATCGTGGGAGGTTTCATCGTGGGAGGGACTGCCGCGTTATGACGGCATCGTGAACGGAAGAAAAACGACGATCATCGTTCCGGAGAATTCCGATACGCGCTGGGCATGGCGCCCCGAGTTCTTCGGCGCATTCGCCAATGCCGACGTCGAACTCTGCCGCCGCGGGGTTACGCTCGCCTATATCGATATCGTCGATCATTACGGCTCGCCGAAAGGTTTGGCGCGCGGCGATGAGCTCTACCGCTTCATGACGAACGATCTCGGCATGAGCAAGACTCCCGCACTTATCGCGTTAAGCCGTGCGGGGCTCACCGCGTACCGCTGGGCGGCGCTTTACCCCGATCGAGTATCCTGTATCTATGCCGACGCACCGGTATGCGACATAAAAAGCTGGCCCGGCGGGAAGGGCACCGGCCCCGGAAGCCCCAATGACTGGCAGAAATGCCTTGCCGTATACGGCTTCACCGAAAGCGATGCATTATCGTTCCGTGAGAATCCGATCGACATCCTTGAGAAAATAGTCGCAGCAGAAATACCGCTCCTTCACGTCGCCGGCGATGCCGACGAAGTTGTACCGTTCGAAGAGAACACAAAGCTCCTCGTAGAGCGTGTGCGAACGCTCGGCGGCAGCATCGATCTTATCGTGAAGCCGGGGGTAAAACATCATCCGCACGGACTTACCGATCCGAGGCCGATAGTCGATTTTATCCTGAAGCATTGCCGCGCGGCATGA
- a CDS encoding GntR family transcriptional regulator: MAKKLPKNSPLTTFVYDHLNKRIIEGSFENGELPTENRLVDELKVSKTTVRLAEARLIAENKIVKIQGKGTFVKGFAATGAARKNLYIIANPHFRIGKLEYWDAVYDGIIDALDYERFSLKLLVPPEDSSRQLSFMLQERIMSDNSAVIFFGEFPALAGYIAERRETLPMVRIGTPSADIIASVSGDSEMEMLIALKYLFGLGHRRIAFIGGHGEDIGSRIKARVLRDFSAAHDMPFSEEHIISADFASFDAQLAAAETLISLPARPSAVICVNDQAAQAVCAAIKRTLRIPMDISVIGCDATSASRFDPVLTTIDTRPREVGARALAMAASAHDENNFWLRAERITPRLAEGRSCAPRAASNA, from the coding sequence ATGGCAAAGAAATTACCGAAGAACAGTCCTTTGACGACATTCGTCTACGATCATCTGAATAAACGCATCATCGAGGGATCGTTCGAGAACGGTGAATTGCCCACCGAGAACAGGCTTGTCGATGAATTGAAGGTGAGTAAAACAACGGTACGCCTTGCCGAGGCGCGGCTCATCGCCGAGAACAAGATCGTGAAGATACAGGGCAAAGGAACGTTCGTGAAAGGATTTGCCGCAACCGGCGCTGCCAGGAAGAATTTGTATATCATCGCGAACCCGCATTTCCGCATCGGAAAGCTCGAGTATTGGGATGCGGTATACGACGGCATCATCGACGCGCTTGATTATGAACGCTTTTCACTGAAGCTCCTCGTACCGCCGGAAGACAGTTCGCGGCAGCTCTCGTTCATGCTGCAGGAACGCATCATGAGCGACAACAGTGCTGTGATATTCTTCGGCGAATTCCCCGCGCTTGCGGGATATATCGCCGAGCGGCGCGAAACGCTCCCCATGGTGCGCATCGGCACCCCCAGTGCTGATATCATCGCATCGGTATCCGGCGACTCGGAAATGGAAATGCTCATTGCACTGAAATATCTCTTCGGGCTCGGGCACCGACGCATCGCTTTCATCGGCGGACACGGGGAGGATATCGGAAGCCGGATAAAGGCCCGGGTGCTCAGGGATTTTTCCGCGGCACATGATATGCCGTTCTCCGAAGAGCATATCATCTCTGCGGATTTCGCCTCATTCGATGCCCAGCTCGCAGCGGCAGAAACGCTCATATCGCTTCCCGCACGGCCGAGCGCCGTTATCTGCGTGAACGATCAGGCGGCGCAGGCGGTATGTGCTGCCATCAAGCGTACGCTCCGCATACCAATGGATATCAGCGTCATCGGCTGTGATGCGACGTCCGCATCGAGATTCGATCCCGTGCTCACGACGATCGATACACGCCCGCGCGAGGTCGGCGCACGAGCATTGGCAATGGCGGCATCGGCGCATGATGAAAATAATTTCTGGCTGCGAGCAGAGCGCATCACCCCACGACTTGCGGAAGGAAGATCGTGCGCCCCGAGAGCTGCATCCAATGCATAA